The following proteins come from a genomic window of candidate division KSB1 bacterium:
- a CDS encoding T9SS type A sorting domain-containing protein has product SAPNGHEIKFTIQISDASGDCWGSSLKLVVAMPHIIFSRQTPREAKGNGDDRVDPGEQWLLSVELQNTGLREAAQLGGSLRSLSPVIRVLDSLATFREVRVGSTTENLEDPFVVEVSTSGQRFEIVPLELHLRETGGFYEAVISFYLAIGQGRVLLVEDDGTADFRKHYADAVNRLGLATRHWDTALEGSVPLDTLRKYSRVVWYVGTDYGNSLFRQGTDNVEAYLAEGGRLFLNGPAAVFVLRSRPLFTQYLRSSYINYNTGLHRLTTGGQNEVLGEIAFWLSQEGPNKQGMPTEIEVADPAFPILFYDRDTPEGNGNIRSRGIGASAVATGNYRAVYFAFGWEGIQDPDVRREVLARVLMWLQGEISGVPGGETCLPTDLALEANYPNPFNASTTIVFRVAEKAYARLAVYDARGRLVRTLLEAELPPGRHRILFDAKDERGASLSSGVYLCRLEVGDKQVVRKMVLTK; this is encoded by the coding sequence AGTGCGCCGAACGGACACGAGATCAAGTTCACCATACAGATCAGCGATGCCTCTGGCGATTGCTGGGGCTCGAGCCTGAAGCTGGTCGTGGCGATGCCACACATAATCTTCTCCCGGCAGACCCCACGCGAGGCCAAAGGCAATGGAGACGACCGGGTGGACCCAGGCGAACAGTGGTTGCTTTCCGTCGAGCTACAGAACACAGGGCTACGGGAGGCCGCGCAGCTCGGCGGATCCCTGCGCAGTCTGAGCCCGGTGATCAGAGTCCTGGACAGCCTGGCGACCTTCCGAGAAGTGAGGGTGGGCTCGACGACCGAGAACCTGGAGGATCCCTTCGTCGTCGAGGTGTCTACGTCAGGGCAACGTTTCGAGATCGTGCCCCTGGAATTGCATCTTCGGGAAACCGGGGGATTCTACGAGGCCGTCATTTCCTTCTATCTGGCGATCGGACAGGGAAGGGTGCTTCTTGTGGAGGACGACGGAACAGCAGACTTTCGCAAACACTACGCGGACGCCGTGAACCGCCTGGGACTTGCAACCCGTCACTGGGATACGGCCCTTGAAGGTTCCGTGCCCCTCGATACCCTTAGGAAATACAGCCGTGTGGTATGGTACGTGGGTACCGATTACGGGAATAGCCTGTTCCGGCAAGGAACGGACAATGTGGAGGCTTATCTGGCAGAGGGCGGGCGTCTGTTCTTGAATGGGCCGGCAGCGGTTTTCGTGCTGCGCAGCCGGCCGCTTTTCACCCAGTACCTGCGCTCGAGCTACATCAACTACAACACAGGCTTGCACCGACTGACCACCGGCGGACAGAACGAGGTGCTCGGGGAGATTGCGTTCTGGCTTTCTCAGGAAGGGCCGAACAAACAGGGGATGCCGACGGAAATTGAAGTTGCCGATCCGGCCTTTCCGATCCTGTTCTACGACCGGGACACGCCTGAGGGCAATGGCAACATCCGCTCTCGAGGGATAGGCGCTTCGGCCGTGGCTACCGGGAATTACCGAGCGGTGTACTTCGCCTTCGGCTGGGAGGGAATCCAGGACCCGGACGTGAGGAGGGAGGTCCTGGCCCGTGTTCTGATGTGGCTCCAGGGTGAGATATCCGGAGTTCCTGGCGGGGAGACGTGTTTGCCGACGGACCTCGCCCTGGAAGCCAACTACCCCAACCCATTCAACGCGTCGACCACCATCGTGTTCAGGGTGGCGGAGAAGGCCTACGCGAGACTGGCGGTGTACGATGCCCGAGGGCGTTTGGTCCGCACGCTCTTGGAAGCAGAATTACCCCCCGGCCGACACAGGATCCTCTTCGACGCTAAGGACGAGCGTGGAGCAAGCCTCTCGAGTGGTGTCTACCTGTGCCGCCTCGAAGTGGGGGACAAGCAGGTGGTGCGCAAGATGGTCTTGACGAAATGA
- the fba gene encoding class II fructose-1,6-bisphosphate aldolase: MPLVTTHQLFRDAYANHYAIGAFNINNMEILQGIVEAAHEERAPLILQVSKGARKYARHEFIMKLVEAALEITDVPIVLHLDHGDSFELVKACVDGGFTSVMIDGSHLPFEENVALTKKCVEYAHAHGIPVEAELGRLAGIEEHVESKEAILTDPDEAAEFVERTGCDSLAVAIGTSHGAYKFKGEPRLDFERLQEIEKRLPGFPLVLHGASSVLQEFVDTCNQYGGKLPGAKGVPEEMIRRAAQGGVCKVNIDTDLRLAMTATIRRKFSEDPSNFDPRNYLGPARDAIREMVRHKLHVLGCAGRVPSA; the protein is encoded by the coding sequence ATGCCTCTGGTAACCACCCATCAACTCTTCCGCGATGCCTATGCGAACCACTACGCAATTGGCGCCTTCAACATCAACAACATGGAGATCCTGCAGGGGATCGTTGAAGCGGCGCACGAGGAACGTGCTCCCCTCATCCTGCAGGTTTCCAAAGGTGCCCGTAAGTACGCTCGCCACGAGTTCATCATGAAGCTCGTCGAGGCCGCTCTGGAGATCACCGATGTGCCGATCGTCTTGCATCTTGACCACGGCGATAGTTTCGAGCTCGTGAAAGCCTGCGTGGACGGCGGCTTTACATCGGTGATGATCGATGGGTCCCACCTACCCTTTGAGGAGAACGTGGCCCTGACGAAAAAGTGTGTCGAGTACGCACACGCGCACGGCATCCCTGTGGAGGCTGAGCTCGGCCGCCTGGCGGGGATCGAGGAGCATGTCGAGTCTAAGGAGGCGATCCTCACGGACCCGGATGAAGCGGCGGAGTTTGTAGAGCGCACCGGCTGCGATTCCTTGGCGGTAGCGATTGGGACCAGCCACGGAGCGTACAAGTTCAAAGGCGAACCGCGACTTGACTTCGAACGCCTGCAGGAAATTGAGAAACGGCTTCCTGGTTTCCCCCTTGTGCTCCACGGGGCTTCCAGTGTGTTACAGGAGTTCGTGGATACGTGTAACCAGTACGGAGGGAAGCTTCCCGGCGCGAAGGGCGTTCCGGAAGAGATGATCCGGAGAGCAGCCCAGGGCGGGGTGTGCAAGGTCAACATCGACACGGACCTGCGTCTGGCTATGACAGCTACGATCCGGCGGAAATTCAGCGAGGATCCGAGCAACTTTGATCCGCGGAACTACCTGGGACCAGCTCGAGATGCCATCCGGGAGATGGTTCGCCACAAGTTGCATGTCCTCGGGTGTGCGGGACGGGTTCCTTCAGCGTAA
- the gap gene encoding type I glyceraldehyde-3-phosphate dehydrogenase: MARVAINGFGRIGRLVFRLALERKAFEVVQINDITDAPTLAHLLKYDSVHGRFSGEVKAEADAIVVNGKKIRVSAEKDPANLPWKDLGVDLVIESTGVFRKKSELEKHLQAGAKKVILTAPAKDDVDATIVIGVNDHMLKPEHRIVSNASCTTNCIAPMVKVLHENFGVRRGLMTTVHAYTNDQRILDLPHKDLRRARAAAMSIIPTTTGAAKAVGKVIPELNGKLHGFAMRVPVADGSVVDFTAELEKETTAEEINAAMKRAAEGELKGILEYCEDPIVSIDVVGNRHSCVFDAESTMVIGGNFVKVIGWYDNEIGYSARVVDLAIKMLS; the protein is encoded by the coding sequence ATGGCACGTGTGGCAATAAACGGGTTCGGGCGCATCGGACGCCTGGTTTTCCGCCTGGCTCTGGAGCGAAAGGCTTTTGAGGTCGTGCAGATCAACGATATTACGGATGCCCCCACGCTCGCGCATTTGCTGAAGTACGACAGCGTCCACGGTCGCTTCAGCGGCGAGGTGAAAGCCGAAGCTGATGCCATCGTGGTCAACGGTAAGAAGATCCGAGTGTCGGCGGAGAAGGATCCGGCCAATCTGCCGTGGAAGGACCTCGGCGTGGACTTGGTGATCGAGTCGACCGGGGTCTTCCGGAAGAAATCGGAGCTGGAGAAGCACCTGCAGGCGGGGGCCAAGAAGGTGATCCTCACCGCACCCGCCAAGGACGATGTGGACGCCACGATCGTGATTGGCGTGAACGACCACATGCTCAAGCCGGAACACCGGATCGTCTCCAACGCTTCGTGCACCACGAACTGCATCGCGCCGATGGTCAAGGTTCTCCACGAGAACTTCGGTGTACGCCGGGGGCTGATGACCACCGTACACGCCTACACGAACGACCAGCGTATCCTCGACCTTCCGCACAAGGATCTGCGGCGCGCCCGCGCGGCGGCGATGTCGATCATCCCCACCACAACCGGCGCAGCTAAGGCTGTGGGCAAAGTGATCCCCGAGCTCAACGGCAAGCTGCACGGCTTCGCCATGCGAGTGCCCGTAGCGGACGGGTCCGTTGTGGACTTCACGGCAGAGCTCGAGAAGGAGACCACGGCGGAAGAAATCAACGCGGCCATGAAACGGGCAGCCGAGGGCGAACTGAAGGGCATCCTCGAGTACTGCGAAGACCCGATTGTGTCCATCGATGTGGTGGGCAACCGTCACTCTTGCGTGTTCGACGCGGAATCAACCATGGTGATCGGCGGCAACTTCGTGAAGGTGATCGGCTGGTACGATAACGAGATCGGCTACTCCGCGCGCGTGGTCGACCTGGCGATCAAGATGTTGAGCTGA
- the tpiA gene encoding triose-phosphate isomerase: MRRKIVAGNWKMNKTVPEAVELARSFRELFESDHLDLDVVLCPPFVDLVPVGQVIAGSRIALGAQNLHWEEKGAFTGEVSAEMLLSAGCKFVIIGHSERRQYFGETDQTVNRRVRRALASGLTPIVCVGETLEERRAGRTHEVVERQVRGAFEALSPSEIDRTVIAYEPVWAIGTGVNATPEQAQEVHQFIRSLIEELAGKEVASRLRIQYGGSVTPSNAADLMRQADVDGALVGGASLKADSFYQIVKAAAAA; the protein is encoded by the coding sequence ATGCGCAGAAAAATCGTAGCCGGCAACTGGAAGATGAATAAGACGGTTCCGGAAGCCGTGGAGCTGGCACGGAGCTTCCGCGAACTGTTCGAGTCCGACCATCTGGATCTTGACGTGGTGCTATGCCCTCCCTTCGTGGACCTGGTGCCGGTGGGGCAGGTGATCGCGGGATCGCGGATTGCCCTCGGTGCGCAGAACCTGCACTGGGAGGAAAAAGGGGCGTTCACCGGCGAGGTCTCAGCCGAAATGTTGTTGTCGGCCGGCTGCAAGTTCGTGATCATCGGGCACTCCGAGCGCCGGCAGTACTTCGGCGAGACGGACCAAACGGTGAACCGCCGCGTGCGAAGGGCCCTGGCATCGGGTCTCACCCCGATCGTGTGCGTGGGAGAAACTTTGGAGGAGCGCCGGGCCGGTCGCACCCATGAGGTGGTGGAGCGCCAGGTGCGCGGAGCCTTCGAGGCCCTCAGCCCATCGGAGATAGACCGGACGGTAATTGCGTACGAGCCTGTCTGGGCCATCGGAACCGGAGTGAACGCGACACCGGAGCAGGCACAGGAGGTGCACCAGTTCATCCGCTCCCTTATTGAAGAGCTTGCAGGCAAGGAGGTGGCAAGCCGGCTGCGCATTCAATATGGGGGAAGCGTGACACCGTCCAATGCAGCCGATTTGATGCGCCAGGCCGACGTCGACGGTGCCTTGGTGGGCGGCGCGAGTCTCAAGGCCGACAGTTTCTACCAAATCGTGAAGGCGGCAGCAGCCGCGTGA
- the secG gene encoding preprotein translocase subunit SecG — MYGFLLFLYILICLALMGVILLQSGRGSGLAGVFGGSAMGTVFGGRGAVTFLSKVTTVLATLFLLLSLLLAMIVERGGRRESLVAKERQKQMVIPAANLPAAGVEPEAGLGSATSGDSGR, encoded by the coding sequence ATGTACGGCTTTCTTCTGTTCCTCTACATCCTAATCTGCCTCGCCCTGATGGGGGTTATTCTGCTCCAATCGGGACGAGGGAGCGGCCTGGCCGGGGTGTTCGGCGGGTCCGCAATGGGGACGGTTTTTGGTGGCCGCGGGGCCGTTACCTTCCTCAGCAAGGTCACCACTGTGCTCGCAACTCTCTTCTTGCTTTTGTCCCTTCTGTTGGCTATGATTGTGGAGAGAGGCGGGCGGCGGGAAAGCCTGGTGGCGAAGGAAAGGCAAAAGCAGATGGTAATACCAGCGGCCAACCTCCCCGCCGCGGGTGTGGAACCGGAGGCCGGTCTCGGGAGTGCAACGAGCGGTGACTCCGGAAGGTAA